A single region of the Corvus hawaiiensis isolate bCorHaw1 chromosome 27, bCorHaw1.pri.cur, whole genome shotgun sequence genome encodes:
- the LOC125317572 gene encoding olfactory receptor 5A1-like → SSISPFLLLALADTRQLQLLHFCLFLGISLAALLGNGLIISTRACGQHLHSPMFFFLLSLALPDLGSICTTVPKAMHNSLWGTRHISYSACAAQIFRAVLRIPSEQGRHKAFSTCLPHLAVLSLFLSTVMFAHLKPPSISSPSLDVALSVLYSVVPPALNPLIYSLRNQELKEALSKLMTGYFSEAKKCLFSAA, encoded by the exons agctccatcagccccttcctcctgctggcaTTGGCAGACAcgcggcagctgcagctcctgcacttctgcctcttcctgggcatctccctggctgccctcctgGGCAACGGCCTCATCATCAGCACCAGAGCCTGcggccagcacctgcacagccccatgttcttcttcctgctcagcctggccctCCCCGACCTGGGCTCCATCTgcaccactgtccccaaggccaTGCACAATTCCCTCTGGGGCACCAGGCACATCTCCTACTCAGCATGTGCTGCTCAG ATCTTCAGGGCCGTGCTGAGGATCCCCTCTGAGCAGGGCCGGCACAAAGCCTTTTCCACATGCCTCCCTCACCTGGCCGTGCTCTCTCTGTTCCTCAGCACTGTTATGTTTGCCCACCTGAAGCCCCCCTCCATCtcgtccccatccctggatgtggccCTGTCAGTTCTGTACTCAGTGGTGCCTCCAGCCCTGAACCCTCTCATCTACAGCCTGAGGAACCAGGAGCTCAAGGAGGCCCTGAGTAAACTGATGACTGGATACttttcagaagcaaagaagTGCCTGTTTTCTGCTGCATAG